The following are from one region of the Silene latifolia isolate original U9 population chromosome 9, ASM4854445v1, whole genome shotgun sequence genome:
- the LOC141599141 gene encoding uncharacterized protein LOC141599141 — translation MADVKNPDEPTLPVKRPTETTTTTIPEPKKPKLQPPENDVVTDQPNPEQQQQQQQQQQQQEQVAKDEEEEQQQEEEVNGKDVVDRKGKGILIEEDDEEDEDGDDDDDSDSDSDSDSGIGDELSDGSDFADDPLAEVDLDNILPSRTRRKTIHPGVYLANDIPPEDSDDSDDPDA, via the coding sequence ATGGCGGATGTCAAGAATCCTGACGAACCCACATTACCCGTCAAACGCCCCACCgaaaccaccacaacaacaatccCTGAACCCAAAAAACCCAAACTCCAACCTCCCGAAAACGACGTCGTCACAGACCAACCAAAcccagaacaacaacaacaacaacaacaacaacaacaacaacaagagcaagtAGCGAAAGATGAGGAAGAAGAGCAACAGCAAGAAGAAGAAGTGAATGGCAAAGATGTAGTTGATAGGAAAGGTAAGGGTATTCTTATAgaggaagatgatgaagaagacgaggatggtgatgatgatgatgattcggACTCGGATTCAGACTCGGACTCGGGAATCGGAGATGAGTTATCGGATGGGAGTGATTTTGCGGATGACCCACTTGCTGAGGTGGATCTAGATAACATTCTTCCGTCTCGAACTCGCCGGAAAACGATTCATCCTGGTGTTTATCTTGCTAATGATATCCCTCCAGAAGATTCTGATGACAGTGATGATCCTGATGCTTAG